A single Brevundimonas sp. SL130 DNA region contains:
- a CDS encoding peptidoglycan-binding domain-containing protein, with amino-acid sequence MDGVIGTNTRTALRRWQQANGRTADGYLTAALADELIRKAN; translated from the coding sequence GTGGACGGGGTCATCGGAACCAACACCCGCACGGCCCTGCGCCGCTGGCAACAGGCCAACGGCCGCACCGCCGACGGCTATCTGACCGCCGCCCTAGCCGACGAACTGATCCGCAAGGCGAACTGA
- a CDS encoding lytic murein transglycosylase, translating to MRFSYRLLLIVSVAACAPMLPEPPVSLPTPQPEPAPPVVVAPPTPQAPPLAAYDQQGFEGWKQGFLARKGGARRADYERELAGLAPDPSVVRLDRNQPEFSKPAGAYVQNAVTASRIAQAKQRIDRVPWPVVQKFGVPSEILVGVWAQESAFGQVQGDYDVIRSLATLAYDGRRRDWAEAQLKDALDIVVDGRRERAGLKGSWAGAMGQTQFMPDNYLRLGVDQDGDGKVDIWNDDADALASAANLLAQAGWKRGQGWGYEVTLPTGFNYAEAEGPRHNWAYWAAKGVRLAQGGTPNGAEALEDATILLPQGANGPAFLALPNHYVIRRYNNSVSYALAIGLTADGIMGKPGVTKAWPNDASMSREQRIGAQAALTQTGL from the coding sequence ATGCGCTTTTCCTATCGCCTGCTCCTGATCGTATCGGTCGCCGCCTGTGCGCCGATGTTGCCGGAACCGCCCGTCAGCCTGCCGACGCCGCAGCCCGAACCCGCCCCGCCGGTGGTCGTCGCGCCCCCGACGCCCCAGGCGCCGCCGCTGGCCGCCTATGACCAGCAGGGGTTCGAGGGTTGGAAACAGGGTTTCCTGGCGCGAAAGGGCGGCGCCCGACGCGCCGACTATGAGCGCGAACTGGCGGGACTGGCCCCCGACCCCTCGGTCGTGCGGCTGGACCGCAACCAGCCCGAATTCTCCAAACCCGCCGGCGCCTATGTCCAGAACGCCGTCACCGCCTCGCGAATCGCCCAGGCCAAGCAGCGGATCGACCGCGTGCCGTGGCCGGTGGTTCAGAAGTTCGGCGTGCCGTCCGAGATTCTGGTCGGGGTCTGGGCCCAGGAGAGCGCCTTCGGTCAGGTTCAGGGCGACTATGACGTCATCCGTTCGCTGGCGACCCTGGCCTATGACGGCCGCCGCCGCGACTGGGCCGAGGCCCAGCTGAAGGACGCGCTGGACATCGTCGTCGACGGCCGCCGCGAACGCGCGGGCCTGAAGGGCAGCTGGGCCGGGGCCATGGGCCAGACCCAATTCATGCCCGACAACTATCTGCGCCTGGGCGTCGATCAGGACGGCGACGGCAAGGTCGACATCTGGAACGACGACGCCGACGCCCTGGCCTCCGCCGCCAATCTGCTGGCCCAGGCCGGCTGGAAGCGCGGCCAGGGCTGGGGCTATGAGGTCACCCTGCCGACCGGCTTCAACTACGCCGAGGCCGAGGGGCCCAGGCACAACTGGGCCTATTGGGCGGCCAAGGGCGTGCGCCTGGCCCAGGGCGGAACCCCGAACGGGGCCGAGGCGCTGGAAGACGCGACCATCCTGCTGCCCCAGGGCGCCAACGGCCCGGCCTTCCTGGCCCTGCCGAACCATTATGTGATCCGGCGCTACAACAACTCGGTCTCCTACGCCCTGGCCATCGGCCTGACGGCGGACGGGATCATGGGCAAGCCGGGCGTGACCAAGGCCTGGCCCAACGACGCCTCCATGTCGCGCGAACAACGGATCGGCGCCCAGGCGGCCCTGACGCAAACTGGGCTATGA
- the ykgO gene encoding type B 50S ribosomal protein L36 — protein MKVRSSLKSLKTRHRDCKVVRRKGVVFVINKTDPRFKAKQG, from the coding sequence ATGAAGGTCCGCAGCTCGCTCAAGTCCCTGAAGACCCGTCACCGCGACTGCAAGGTCGTGCGTCGCAAGGGCGTCGTCTTCGTTATCAACAAGACCGACCCGCGCTTCAAGGCGAAGCAGGGCTAA
- a CDS encoding DUF2312 domain-containing protein, translated as MADDAAFDASSDVLTATAQGRLRTIIERLERLEEDKQAVMTDMKEVFAEAKGEGYDVKILRKVIRIRKQDKAKRQEEDAILDLYLSALGEI; from the coding sequence ATGGCTGACGACGCCGCCTTCGACGCCTCGTCCGACGTTCTGACCGCGACGGCCCAGGGCCGGCTGCGCACCATCATCGAGCGCCTCGAGCGCCTCGAGGAAGACAAGCAGGCCGTCATGACCGACATGAAGGAGGTCTTCGCCGAGGCCAAGGGCGAGGGCTATGACGTCAAGATCCTGCGCAAGGTCATCCGCATCCGCAAGCAGGACAAGGCCAAACGCCAGGAAGAGGACGCCATCCTGGACCTCTATCTGTCGGCCCTCGGCGAGATCTGA
- a CDS encoding GIY-YIG nuclease family protein: protein MSERRPFIATYIEASRPHGVLYIGMTSNLYERGHQHRNSAFEGFARRYGCGLLVWYEQFELVTAAIRKEKALKRWNRVWKLELIERTNPEWVDLYPSLCGWAPDPRVKPEDDGEGSVKAFLKRLESGE, encoded by the coding sequence ATGAGTGAGCGCCGACCTTTCATCGCGACCTATATCGAGGCCAGCCGTCCGCACGGCGTCCTTTACATCGGCATGACCTCGAACCTGTATGAACGCGGCCATCAACACCGGAACAGCGCGTTCGAAGGCTTCGCACGTCGCTATGGTTGTGGTCTGCTGGTCTGGTACGAGCAGTTCGAGCTGGTCACGGCCGCTATCCGCAAAGAGAAGGCGCTGAAGCGTTGGAATCGCGTGTGGAAGCTCGAATTGATCGAGCGGACGAACCCTGAGTGGGTCGATCTCTACCCCAGTCTGTGCGGCTGGGCGCCCGATCCTCGGGTCAAGCCCGAGGATGACGGTGAGGGGAGTGTGAAGGCGTTTTTGAAGCGGCTGGAATCAGGCGAGTGA
- a CDS encoding sigma-54-dependent transcriptional regulator yields the protein MAKTVLVVDDDPTQRRLLQAVLERDGHAVVHAAGGGEAIDRMTRGGGADVILLDMVMPEMSGLECLAELRSAGLTTPVIVLTANGGIDTVVKAMQAGAQDFFVKPVGPERLLVGVRNALKLDQLTAEVGRLTKRAQGRASFDDIIGDSAPMRMVKAFGARAAKSSIPVLITGESGVGKEVIARALHGASDRAGKPFVAVNCGALPANLAESILFGHEKGAFTGAVDKTLGKFREADGGTLFLDEIGELPLDLQVKLLRALQESEIDPVGGKRPVKIDVRIVSATNRDPAQQVRDGAFREDLFYRLNVFPIEAPSLRERSEDIPALVDHFIARFNAEEGKRIMGCAPETLAMLQAFDWPGNVRQLENAVFRAIVLSDSPFLQPYDFPSISGVTAPMPDTAPAPANAAPSYTDLPPLPEQPIRILDDRGHLRTLEDIERDLIQHAIEVYAGHMSEIARRLGIGRSTLYRKVREQGLEGQLKEAG from the coding sequence ATGGCCAAGACCGTTCTGGTGGTCGACGACGATCCGACCCAGCGCCGCCTGTTGCAGGCTGTGCTCGAACGCGACGGTCACGCCGTGGTCCATGCGGCCGGCGGCGGCGAGGCCATCGACCGGATGACGCGCGGCGGCGGCGCCGACGTCATCCTGCTCGACATGGTCATGCCCGAGATGTCGGGTCTGGAGTGCCTGGCCGAGCTGCGCAGCGCAGGCTTGACCACCCCGGTCATCGTCCTGACGGCCAACGGCGGCATCGACACCGTGGTCAAGGCCATGCAGGCCGGCGCCCAGGACTTCTTCGTCAAGCCGGTCGGGCCCGAACGCCTGCTGGTCGGGGTGCGCAACGCCCTGAAGCTGGATCAACTGACCGCCGAGGTCGGCCGGCTGACCAAACGGGCGCAGGGCCGCGCCAGCTTCGACGACATCATCGGCGACAGCGCCCCCATGCGGATGGTCAAGGCCTTCGGCGCCCGCGCCGCCAAATCCTCCATCCCCGTCCTGATCACCGGCGAAAGCGGCGTCGGCAAGGAGGTCATCGCCCGCGCCCTGCACGGCGCCAGCGACCGGGCCGGCAAGCCCTTCGTCGCCGTCAACTGCGGCGCCCTGCCCGCCAATCTGGCGGAATCCATCCTGTTCGGCCACGAGAAGGGCGCCTTCACCGGGGCGGTCGACAAGACCCTGGGCAAGTTCCGCGAGGCCGACGGCGGCACCCTGTTCCTGGACGAGATCGGCGAACTGCCGCTGGACCTCCAGGTCAAGCTGCTGCGCGCCCTGCAAGAGAGCGAGATCGATCCGGTCGGCGGCAAACGCCCGGTCAAGATCGACGTCCGCATCGTCTCGGCCACCAATCGCGACCCCGCCCAACAGGTCCGGGACGGCGCCTTCCGCGAGGATCTGTTCTATCGGCTGAACGTCTTCCCGATCGAGGCCCCGTCCTTACGCGAACGCAGCGAGGACATCCCGGCCCTGGTCGATCATTTCATCGCCCGGTTCAACGCCGAGGAAGGCAAGCGGATCATGGGCTGCGCGCCCGAGACCCTGGCCATGCTCCAGGCCTTCGACTGGCCCGGCAATGTGCGCCAGCTCGAAAACGCCGTGTTCCGCGCCATCGTCCTGTCCGACTCGCCCTTCCTGCAACCCTATGATTTCCCGTCCATCTCGGGCGTGACGGCGCCCATGCCGGACACGGCCCCCGCCCCGGCCAACGCCGCCCCGTCCTACACGGACCTGCCGCCCCTGCCGGAACAGCCGATCCGCATCCTGGACGACCGCGGCCATCTGCGGACGCTGGAAGACATCGAACGCGACCTGATCCAGCACGCCATCGAGGTCTACGCCGGCCACATGTCCGAAATCGCCCGCCGCCTCGGCATCGGCCGCTCCACCCTGTACCGCAAGGTCCGCGAACAGGGGCTGGAGGGGCAGCTGAAGGAGGCGGGGTGA
- a CDS encoding DUF4153 domain-containing protein, translated as MTTEAANILGTGWGGTTPDGDRRRIAIVRLTVGLLQGIVLYLLLRATEGDSASWSQRHPDLFAPSLLTALFLPAVLLTGVGKLRLWVYVVWSLIAGAALAFLAWHDIARQADGAREATFPLFVFAAAALFIAHHLVVPADRERRLVAPFAAYFDAAWMAGVQGVLSVGFAGAFWLLLLLGAALFKIIGLSFLSDLLEKGWFTLPLTGLAFATAVHLTDVRDGLIRGVRTVALMLLSWLLLVITVLVGGFLAALPFTGLGGLWQTGSATALVLSAAAALIVLINTAYQDGRPDHRPPVVLRYGVRVASALIAPLIALAFWGLALRIGQHGLTPDRIIATACAVIGAVHGLGYLFAALRPGPWMKPLEPTNILAAVLSVAVILALFSPIADPARLSVADQVARLERGAVKPQDFDYEFLRFDSGKAGLAALDRLTRSENPQVAQYAREARAKTNRHAFDLGDPAVAAATARKVRLEPAPGQPPVPDSFTAQLGRLEPVLRGCAGAAPCRTRALDLNGDGRDDLLVATHGVIMAFIQEPDGRWFEHARYSSACFTPGTDLGAALAEGRIGTRAARLPDLTLNGAPLDAEVSTGCPSATPR; from the coding sequence ATGACCACCGAAGCGGCGAATATTCTCGGCACGGGCTGGGGCGGGACCACGCCGGACGGCGACCGCCGCCGTATCGCCATCGTGCGGCTGACCGTCGGTCTGTTGCAGGGCATCGTCCTGTACCTGCTGCTGCGCGCCACCGAGGGCGACAGCGCCAGCTGGTCGCAACGCCATCCCGACCTGTTCGCCCCATCCCTGCTGACCGCCCTGTTCCTGCCCGCCGTCCTGCTGACCGGCGTCGGCAAGCTGCGGCTCTGGGTCTATGTCGTCTGGAGCCTGATCGCGGGGGCGGCGCTGGCCTTCCTGGCCTGGCACGACATCGCCCGCCAGGCCGACGGCGCGCGCGAGGCGACCTTCCCCCTGTTCGTCTTCGCGGCGGCGGCCCTGTTCATCGCCCATCATCTGGTCGTGCCGGCGGACCGTGAGCGTCGGCTGGTTGCGCCCTTCGCCGCCTATTTCGACGCCGCCTGGATGGCGGGGGTGCAGGGTGTGCTGTCCGTCGGCTTCGCCGGCGCCTTCTGGCTGCTGCTTCTGCTGGGAGCGGCCCTGTTCAAGATCATCGGGCTCAGCTTCCTCAGCGACCTGCTGGAAAAGGGCTGGTTCACACTGCCCCTGACCGGCCTGGCCTTCGCCACAGCCGTGCATCTGACCGATGTGCGCGACGGCCTGATCCGGGGCGTACGGACCGTCGCCCTGATGCTGTTGTCCTGGCTTCTGCTGGTGATCACCGTGTTGGTCGGCGGCTTCCTCGCGGCCCTGCCCTTCACCGGTCTGGGCGGCCTGTGGCAGACGGGCAGCGCGACGGCCCTGGTCCTGTCGGCGGCGGCGGCCCTGATCGTGCTGATCAACACCGCCTATCAGGACGGCCGTCCCGACCATCGCCCTCCGGTGGTCCTGCGCTACGGCGTCCGGGTCGCCTCAGCCCTGATCGCGCCCCTGATCGCCCTGGCCTTCTGGGGCCTGGCGCTGCGCATCGGCCAGCACGGGCTGACGCCGGATCGGATCATCGCCACGGCCTGTGCTGTGATCGGCGCGGTCCATGGCCTGGGCTATCTGTTCGCCGCCTTGCGCCCCGGCCCCTGGATGAAGCCGCTGGAGCCGACCAACATCCTCGCCGCCGTCCTTTCGGTCGCCGTCATCCTGGCCCTGTTCAGCCCCATCGCCGACCCGGCGCGGCTGTCGGTTGCGGATCAGGTCGCGCGGCTGGAGCGCGGGGCGGTTAAGCCTCAGGATTTCGACTATGAATTCCTGCGGTTCGACAGCGGCAAGGCGGGGCTGGCGGCTCTAGATCGCCTGACCCGCTCCGAGAATCCACAGGTGGCCCAATACGCGCGGGAAGCCCGCGCCAAGACCAACCGCCACGCCTTTGATCTGGGCGACCCCGCCGTTGCCGCAGCGACGGCGCGCAAGGTCCGACTGGAGCCCGCGCCCGGCCAGCCGCCGGTCCCCGACAGCTTCACCGCTCAACTGGGGCGTCTGGAGCCGGTCTTGCGCGGCTGCGCCGGCGCCGCCCCATGCCGCACCCGCGCCCTGGACCTGAACGGCGATGGCCGCGATGACCTGCTGGTCGCCACGCACGGCGTCATCATGGCCTTCATTCAAGAGCCGGACGGGCGGTGGTTCGAGCACGCGCGCTATAGTTCAGCCTGCTTTACCCCAGGAACAGATTTGGGCGCGGCCCTGGCCGAGGGCCGGATCGGCACGCGCGCGGCGCGCCTGCCTGACCTCACCTTGAACGGCGCGCCTCTGGACGCGGAAGTCTCGACCGGTTGCCCCAGTGCGACGCCCCGTTAA
- a CDS encoding DUF1203 domain-containing protein, giving the protein MTYRIHALPLEPFAPYFAMSDKDLAAAGARRWVADAPGRAPCRVSLRDADAGEALVLVNHAHLTDPTSPYRASGPIFVRESAVEQAPITGPAPEMLTKRPLSLRLYDRRNLMLEGLVIDGADLDARLAEAFDHPALDQVHIHFAPRGCYLARACRIEATLP; this is encoded by the coding sequence ATGACCTACCGTATCCATGCCCTTCCCCTTGAGCCCTTCGCGCCCTATTTCGCCATGTCCGATAAAGACTTAGCCGCCGCCGGCGCGCGCCGCTGGGTCGCCGACGCCCCCGGTCGCGCCCCCTGCCGGGTCAGTCTGCGCGACGCCGACGCCGGCGAAGCCCTGGTGCTGGTCAATCACGCCCATCTGACCGACCCGACCTCGCCCTATCGCGCCTCCGGCCCGATTTTCGTGCGCGAGTCGGCGGTGGAACAGGCGCCGATCACAGGCCCGGCGCCGGAGATGCTGACCAAACGGCCGCTGTCGCTGCGCCTCTATGACCGGCGCAACCTGATGCTGGAGGGGCTGGTGATCGACGGCGCCGATCTGGACGCGCGCCTGGCCGAGGCGTTCGACCATCCGGCCCTGGACCAGGTCCACATCCATTTCGCCCCGCGCGGCTGCTATCTGGCGCGCGCCTGCCGGATCGAGGCGACGCTTCCCTGA
- a CDS encoding M3 family oligoendopeptidase, protein MNAPFKAPPQSEPAEAPLWDLTDLYGSRDDVRIAADLAKARALVDELNGLQGRLAGQGGDPAALGAALDRAISLYEQASDVLGALGAYAFLAASTARDDAGAQGFEADVREKITAIATPTVWLTLEINQIDDAALEAALTAHAGASRWRPWLRRVRAMKPHELSSELETFIAERGPITAQWPRLFDEQLAALRAKAGNESLTLAEALNRLSDAKPARRKAAAEGLSEALAARAPTLALVLNTVAADKAMEDRWRGFKRPADGRHLGNEVDGEAVDAMAEAVAAAYPQLSHRYYALKAKAMGKARLDHWDRNAPIETTAPRAFTWTQGREIVLDSFSDLGGDFAERAAGFFDKPWIDGRARPGKQSGAYAHPVTADRHPYVFLNWMGERRDVLTLAHELGHGVHQTLAADQGTLLADTPLTLAETASIFAEGLTFDRLLATAPKREQRGLLAGRIEDGLNTVVRQIAFHRFETRFHDERQKGEVSQQRINELWLTEMGASLGPAVTLNPGYEHWWAYVSHFVHSPFYVYAYAFGDLLVAALMEARRADPTGFTPLYRDLLAGGGAKTYVEALKPFGLNPRDPAFWSVGCKRLERLVDQFDALG, encoded by the coding sequence ATGAACGCCCCCTTCAAAGCCCCGCCCCAGTCAGAACCTGCGGAAGCCCCGCTGTGGGACCTGACCGACCTCTATGGTTCACGCGACGACGTCCGGATCGCCGCCGACCTGGCCAAGGCCCGCGCCCTGGTGGACGAGCTGAACGGCCTGCAAGGCCGGCTGGCGGGGCAGGGGGGCGATCCGGCCGCCTTGGGCGCCGCGCTGGATCGGGCGATCAGCCTGTATGAACAGGCGTCCGACGTGCTGGGCGCCCTGGGCGCCTACGCCTTCCTGGCCGCCTCGACGGCGCGGGACGACGCGGGGGCGCAGGGGTTCGAGGCCGATGTGCGCGAGAAGATCACCGCCATCGCCACCCCGACCGTCTGGCTGACGCTGGAGATCAACCAGATCGACGACGCCGCCCTGGAGGCCGCGCTGACCGCCCACGCCGGCGCATCGCGCTGGCGGCCGTGGCTGCGGCGGGTGCGGGCGATGAAGCCGCACGAGCTGTCGAGCGAGTTGGAGACCTTCATCGCCGAACGCGGCCCGATCACGGCCCAATGGCCGCGTCTGTTCGACGAACAGCTGGCGGCCCTTAGGGCGAAGGCCGGGAATGAGAGCCTGACCCTGGCCGAGGCCCTGAACCGGCTGTCGGACGCCAAGCCCGCGCGCCGCAAGGCCGCCGCCGAGGGCCTGTCGGAGGCCTTGGCCGCCCGCGCCCCGACCCTGGCCCTGGTGCTGAACACGGTCGCCGCCGACAAGGCGATGGAGGATCGCTGGCGCGGTTTCAAACGGCCCGCCGACGGCCGCCACCTGGGCAATGAGGTCGACGGCGAGGCGGTGGACGCCATGGCCGAGGCCGTCGCCGCCGCCTATCCGCAGCTGTCGCACCGCTATTATGCGCTGAAGGCCAAGGCCATGGGCAAGGCGCGGCTGGACCACTGGGACCGCAACGCCCCGATCGAGACCACCGCCCCGCGCGCCTTCACCTGGACCCAGGGGCGCGAGATCGTGCTGGACAGTTTCTCGGACCTGGGCGGCGACTTCGCCGAGCGGGCCGCCGGCTTCTTCGACAAGCCGTGGATCGACGGCCGCGCCCGGCCGGGCAAACAGTCGGGCGCCTATGCCCATCCGGTCACCGCCGACCGCCACCCCTATGTCTTCCTGAACTGGATGGGCGAGCGGCGCGACGTCCTGACCCTGGCCCACGAACTGGGCCACGGGGTGCACCAGACCCTGGCGGCGGACCAGGGCACCCTGTTGGCCGACACGCCCCTGACCCTGGCCGAGACCGCCTCCATCTTCGCCGAGGGGCTGACGTTTGATCGTCTGCTGGCGACGGCGCCCAAGCGCGAGCAGCGCGGCCTGCTGGCCGGGCGGATCGAGGACGGGCTGAACACCGTGGTGCGCCAGATCGCCTTCCACCGGTTCGAGACCCGCTTCCATGACGAGCGCCAGAAGGGCGAGGTCTCGCAGCAGCGGATCAACGAGCTGTGGCTGACCGAGATGGGCGCCTCGCTGGGCCCGGCGGTGACGCTGAACCCCGGGTATGAGCACTGGTGGGCCTATGTCAGCCACTTCGTCCATTCGCCCTTCTACGTCTACGCCTACGCCTTCGGCGACCTGCTGGTGGCGGCGCTGATGGAGGCGCGGCGGGCCGATCCGACGGGGTTCACGCCGCTGTATCGCGACCTGCTGGCCGGGGGCGGGGCCAAGACCTATGTCGAGGCGCTGAAGCCCTTCGGCCTCAATCCGCGCGACCCGGCCTTCTGGAGCGTGGGCTGCAAGCGGCTGGAACGGTTGGTGGATCAGTTCGACGCGTTGGGGTGA
- a CDS encoding aa3-type cytochrome c oxidase subunit IV gives MAKAKNPATAQADADANAYVRGEMQINEQAATFKLFMDLTKWGSLGVACLLVFLTLWFHPGGSLVAALVGAVVLGGVGFVALKPKADAGH, from the coding sequence ATGGCCAAGGCCAAAAACCCCGCCACCGCCCAGGCCGACGCGGATGCGAACGCCTATGTCCGGGGCGAGATGCAGATCAATGAACAGGCGGCGACGTTCAAACTGTTCATGGACCTGACCAAATGGGGCTCGCTGGGCGTGGCCTGTCTGCTGGTCTTCCTGACGCTGTGGTTCCATCCGGGCGGCAGCCTGGTGGCGGCCCTGGTCGGCGCGGTGGTGCTGGGCGGCGTGGGCTTCGTCGCCCTGAAGCCCAAGGCTGACGCCGGTCACTGA
- a CDS encoding Re/Si-specific NAD(P)(+) transhydrogenase subunit alpha — MAVAIAVTRERREGETRCAVTPETVKKLIALGATVSVEAGTGLGSSIPDADYVAAGAAVKPDTRAVLDGADIVLKVRGPTAQETSALKPGAIVVAMLDAWRDKATVEALRGANATAFAMEFVPRITRAQVMDVLSSQANLAGYRAVIEAAYAYGKGFPMMMTAAGTVAAAKCFIMGVGVAGLQAIATARRLGAVVTATDVRPATKEQVESLGAKFLAVEDEEFKNAQTAGGYAKPMSPEYQAKQAELTASHVVKQDIVITTALIPGRAAPVLLTAAHVASMKPGSVIVDLAVEAGGNVEGSKLNEVVTTANGVTIVGWSNLPGRIAADASALYARNLSAFVGLMVKDGVLAVDLEDEILKAAVVTHGGAVVHEGVRG, encoded by the coding sequence TTGGCTGTCGCTATCGCCGTCACCCGTGAACGTCGCGAAGGCGAGACGCGCTGCGCCGTCACGCCCGAGACGGTCAAGAAGCTGATCGCCCTGGGCGCGACCGTCTCGGTCGAGGCGGGGACCGGCCTGGGTTCCTCCATTCCCGATGCGGACTATGTCGCGGCCGGCGCGGCGGTGAAGCCGGACACCCGCGCGGTGCTGGACGGCGCCGACATCGTGCTGAAGGTGCGCGGCCCCACGGCCCAGGAGACCAGCGCCCTGAAACCCGGCGCGATCGTGGTCGCCATGCTGGACGCCTGGCGCGACAAGGCCACGGTCGAGGCCCTGCGCGGCGCCAACGCCACCGCCTTCGCCATGGAGTTCGTGCCCCGCATCACCCGCGCCCAGGTCATGGACGTGCTGTCGTCCCAGGCCAATCTGGCCGGCTATCGGGCGGTGATCGAAGCGGCCTACGCCTATGGCAAGGGGTTCCCGATGATGATGACGGCGGCCGGCACGGTCGCCGCCGCCAAATGCTTCATCATGGGCGTGGGCGTCGCCGGGCTTCAGGCCATCGCCACGGCGCGGCGTCTGGGCGCCGTCGTCACCGCCACCGACGTTCGTCCCGCCACCAAGGAACAGGTCGAGAGCCTGGGCGCCAAATTCCTGGCCGTCGAGGACGAGGAGTTCAAGAACGCCCAGACCGCCGGCGGCTACGCCAAGCCGATGTCGCCCGAATATCAGGCCAAACAGGCCGAACTGACCGCCAGCCATGTGGTCAAACAGGACATCGTCATCACCACCGCCTTGATCCCCGGCCGCGCCGCCCCGGTCCTGCTGACGGCGGCCCATGTGGCCTCGATGAAGCCGGGCTCGGTCATCGTCGACCTGGCGGTCGAGGCGGGGGGGAATGTCGAGGGCTCGAAGCTGAACGAGGTGGTGACCACCGCGAACGGCGTGACCATCGTCGGCTGGTCCAACCTGCCCGGCCGCATCGCCGCCGACGCCAGCGCCCTCTACGCCCGCAACCTGTCGGCCTTCGTGGGGCTGATGGTCAAGGACGGGGTTCTGGCGGTGGATCTGGAGGATGAGATCCTGAAGGCGGCCGTGGTGACGCACGGCGGGGCCGTGGTGCATGAGGGGGTTAGGGGATGA
- a CDS encoding NAD(P) transhydrogenase subunit alpha: MEHVDPTVFRLAIFVLAIFVGYYVVWSVTPALHTPLMAVTNAVSSVIIVGGLIAAAAVSGDVTGPSAWIAKGAGVLAVTLASVNIFGGFMVTRRMLAMYKKKERPAPKSAA, translated from the coding sequence ATGGAACACGTCGATCCCACCGTCTTCCGCCTGGCCATCTTCGTCCTGGCCATCTTCGTCGGCTATTATGTCGTCTGGAGCGTGACCCCGGCCCTGCACACGCCGCTGATGGCCGTGACCAATGCGGTGTCCAGCGTCATCATCGTCGGCGGCCTGATCGCGGCGGCCGCCGTGTCGGGCGACGTCACCGGCCCCAGCGCCTGGATCGCCAAGGGCGCGGGCGTGCTGGCCGTGACCCTGGCCAGCGTCAACATCTTCGGCGGCTTCATGGTCACCCGTAGGATGCTGGCCATGTACAAGAAGAAGGAGCGGCCGGCTCCCAAGAGCGCCGCATGA